In Xenopus tropicalis strain Nigerian chromosome 5, UCB_Xtro_10.0, whole genome shotgun sequence, one genomic interval encodes:
- the LOC100489674 gene encoding uncharacterized protein LOC100489674 — protein MIFLSKTFLFCILLYLLTVNVLPASSCLSCEPSTKEIENKFLYFAEDLYWRKRENFYAIRNFIQEFADLVKTRYQQKTIDRFGMEMLFSEYKRKLTKIQNKLEKEFNDDKTALNIVEDLTPSFKELAQSVEEIFTSFEDRKCPNKKEDNCGILLDKVTNCDTCKEELMVCAGGSDTHCIDLINKCPLCHCNKGKCSDLRTKEPCTPCEGYSNCVQKILPCETREIQVEEEADLNFDCSVAFHHEIHDEMEYILEKKQHSTVIPIQTFSQPKYVKYLADFKDVGDYSCTARSRITRFPISKVDFKVEVVNTTRPTEASRETLPPYEPPAPDRDLTLYIAVAVLIICTLLVIALIVCLIFYIRWDSKTFMDYDVEQQKNAQADMIRMTGLRVLKTEKIPTEDTFSPSVLRQNLEMVAEK, from the exons ATGATATTTTTAtcaaaaacctttttattttgcattttactttatttacttacaGTAAATGTTCTCCCAGCTTCATCATGTTTAAGCTGTGAACCAAGTACAAAGGAAATAGAGAATAAGTTCCTATATTTTGCTGAAGATTTGTActggagaaagagagagaatttTTATGCTATTAGGAATTTTATTCAAGAGTTTGCTGATTTGGTAAAAACCCGGTACCAGCAGAAGACAATTG ACAGATTCGGGATGGAAATGCTTTTTTCAGAATATAAGAGGAAGTTGACCAAGATACAAAATAAGCTGGAAAAGGAGTTTAATGATGACAAGACAG CTTTAAATATAGTCGAAGACCTCACTCCCAGTTTCAAAGAGCTAGCACAATCAGTGGAAGAGATTTTTACTAGTTTCGAAGATC GCAAATGCCCTAATAAGAAAG aGGACAATTGTG GAATCTTACTGGACAAAGTGACAAACTGTGACACATGTAAAGAGGAACTTATGGTGTGTGCTGGAGGCTCAGACACACATTGTATTG atTTGATAAATAAATGTCCATTGTGTCACTGCAATAAAGGAAAATGTTCTG ATCTAAGGACTAAAGAACCCTGCACACCTTGTGAAGGATACTCAAACTGTGTTCAAAAAATACTGCCATGTGAAA CTCGAGAAATTCAAGTTGAAGAGGAGGCAGACCTGAATTTTGATTGCAGTGTAGCATTTCATCATGAAATCCATGATGAAATGGAATACATACTTGAAAAG aaacaACATTCGACAGTGATTCCTATACAGACTTTCTCCCAGCCgaaatatgttaaatatttagCTGACTTCAAGGATGTTGGGGATTATTCTTGCACTGCAAGATCAAGGATAACAAGGTTCCCAATCAGCAAAGTGGATTTTAAAGTAGAAG TGGTAAATACCACAAGACCCACAGAAGCCAGCCGAGAGACGTTGCCACCATATGAACCCCCTGCTCCAGATAGAGACTTGACATTATATATAGCAGTGGCTGTTCTTATTATTTGCACTCTCCTGGTGATAGCTCTAATAGTCTGCTTgat TTTTTATATCAGATGGGATAGTAAAACCTTCATGGATTATGATGTGGAACAGCAGAAAAATGCACAGGCAGACATGATAAGAATGACAGGATTACGTGTACTGAAGACAGAGAAGATTCCTACAGAAGATACTTTTTCACCATCAGTTCTGAGGCAGAATTTGGAGATGGTAGCAGAGAAATGA